The Erigeron canadensis isolate Cc75 chromosome 4, C_canadensis_v1, whole genome shotgun sequence genome window below encodes:
- the LOC122597012 gene encoding uncharacterized protein LOC122597012, with protein MDFNSEFNFISESSFPSEILVTSVDLLSSLATVLNESYVYAASRKMRERVNDIKYLKMKAYEVTRHKSKNKATIRNHRNRINSIKDVNGIIHEGGALAQIFVDHYKSLLGVFDPMTQRNLAGLFVKTIDSQKVANMIRPVTHDEVKAAIFSTGDDKAPSPDGYTSMFFKSSWDIIGNEISDAIQDFFNLCKIITNRIKDGLDDVVGKNQSTFIPGRKIFDNILLTQEVMRNSHKNVGPPRCVIKVYIQKAYDTVDCYLKGRKGLRQGAHTKCEKLLLVNLCFADDLFLFCHDVASVDLIMDCLNKFKELSGLVLSLSMSTTFFYNVADYIKGSILGIMPFEDCEILVEKMDKRISDWRNKSLSFVGRLHLIKYALSSMHIYWSSVFILPGRIVKELEKRMRSFLWCKGPMVKGKAKVAWKDICLPKYEGGLAIHKISEVNKSLMATHIWSIVTKFDSIWVDWVYAYKIKD; from the exons ATGGACTTCAACTCAGAATTTAACTTCATTTCAGAATCTTCTTTTCCCTCAGAAATTCTGGTCACTTCAGTTGATCTGCTTAGCTCACTAGCAACG GTACTTAATGAGTCGTATGTTTATGCAgcttcacggaagatgcgagagagggtaaatgacatcaagtacCTCAAGATGaaggcctatgaagttacaagacacaagag CAAAAATAAAGCCACCATCAGGAACCATAGGAACAGAATTAACTCGATTAAGGATGTCAACGGGATTATCCATGAAGGAGGCGCTCTTGCGCAAATCTTTGTGGATCACTATAAAAGCTTGCTAGGGGTATTTGACCCCATGACTCAAAGGAATTTGGCTGGTTTATTTGTGAAAACTATTGATAGTCAAAAGGTAGCTAATATGATTCGTCCGGTTACACATGATGAAGTTAAAGCTGCAATCTTTTCCACTGGCGATGATAAGGCCCCGAGCCCAGATGGTTACACCTCAATGTTTTTTAAAAGCTCTTGGGACATAATTGGGAATGAAATAAGTGATGCTATTCAAGATTTTTTTAATCTCTG TAAGATTATTACTAATCGCATTAAGGATGGTCTTGATGATGTAGTGGGCAAGAACCAATCTACCTTCATTCCGGGTAGgaaaatatttgataatattCTACTCACGCAAGAGGTTATGCGTAACAGCCATAAGAATGTTGGGCCACCTCGTTGTGTTATTAAAGTTTATATTCAAAAAGCCTACGACACGGTGGATTg TTATTTAAAAGGGCGAAAAGGTTTGAGACAAGGGGCCCATACTAAATGTGAGAAACTATTACTTGTGAATCTTTGTTTCGCAGATGACTTGTTTTTATTCTGTCATGATGTTGCTTCTGTTGATCTGATCATGGATTGTTTAAATAAGTTTAAAGAGCTATCTGGTTTGGTTTTGAGTTTATCTATGAGTACAACGTTCTTTTATAATGTTGCTGATTATATTAAAGGAAGTATCTTGGGTATTATGCCATTTGAG GATTGTGAAATACTCGTTGAGAAGATGGATAAAAGGATCTCTGATTGGAGAAACAAATCATTGTCGTTTGTTGGGAGACTTCATTTGATAAAATATGCTCTATCATCAATGCATATATATTGGTCTTCGGTATTTATTCTTCCAGGGAGAATTGTTAAAGAGCTGGAGAAAAGGATGAGAAGCTTTTTATGGTGTAAAGGACCAATGGTAAAAGGCAAGGCTAAAGTTGCTTGGAAAGATATCTGCTTACCTAAATATGAAGGTGGATTAGCGATACACAAAATTAGTGAGGTTAATAAGTCACTAATGGCTACGCATATCTGGAGCATTGTTACTAAATTTGATTCTATATGGGTGGACTGGGTATATGCATACAAGATTAAAGACTGA